One stretch of Vulpes lagopus strain Blue_001 chromosome 12, ASM1834538v1, whole genome shotgun sequence DNA includes these proteins:
- the FAM102A gene encoding protein FAM102A isoform X3, which produces MLFLLIVSSFLLLAPSSWPDRPELPAPRPPTAFSGPPLPWPPLLPGRGGGPSRAAHQSNRPEPPLPPASPAPCRRPPIALRARPARSPNRERLGRRRPAPPALRRGSAGGRAGPQHSPGGATQRRSLAAALLLAGCWAEAASEAGATGRPERRLSSAGARGAGPRTEEEAAPRLPGPGACPEGGRCRPFLARSVPAASPGEAPRAPGCPLGVPSAAPDSPARAAGAQVRGRARGRAPPPTASGAGAGPSSASRVRQPRPVAQRELPGDRGAGCCPPARPLARRPPPQPLPPGPCPAVYMPVKPPATPSPSESRRPDGEASRPTNWTGRSDLGPPDSDPRPLSRLRHHLGGIGL; this is translated from the coding sequence ATGTTGTTTCTTctcattgtttcttcttttcttctgctcGCGCCCTCCTCCTGGCCGGACCGGCCCGAGCTTCCCGCCCCGCGACCTCCCACTGCCTTCTCGGGGccccctctcccttggcctccGCTCCTCCCCGGCCGAGGAGGCGGGCCCAGCCGCGCGGCGCACCAATCCAACCGTCCTGAGCCGCCTCTGCCTCCCGCGAGTCCCGCCCCATGCCGCCGCCCTCCAATCGCGCTCCGCGCCCGCCCAGCGAGGTCGCCCAATCGCGAGCGGCTGGGCCGccggcgccccgcccctcccgcgctCCGCCGCGGCTCCGCGGGCGGCCGCGCTGGGCCTCAGCATTCTCCCGGCGGCGCCACACAGCGTCGGTCTCTGGCGGCGGCGCTGCTGCTCGCGGGCTGTTGGGCAGAGGCGGCGAGCGAGGCGGGTGCCACCGGCCGGCCGGAAAGGCGCCTCAGCTCCGCCGGGGCCCGCGGCGCGGGACCCAGGACCGAAGAGGAGGCGGCGCCCCGGCTGCCCGGGCCCGGTGCCTGCCCCGAGGGGGGCCGCTGCCGGCCGTTCCTGGCCCGGAGTGTCCCCGCCGCGTCTCCCGGAGAGGCCCCCAGAGCTCCCGGTTGCCCCCTGGGGGTGCCTTCAGCCGCCCCGGACTCACCTGCGCGGGCCGCCGGCGCCCAGGTGCGGGGGCGTGCGCGCGGCAGGGCGCCTCCCCCGACCGccagcggggcgggggcggggccgtccTCCGCCTCACGGGTCCGCCAGCCGCGCCCGGTAGCGCAGCGAGAGCTCCCCGGGGACCGCGGTGCGGGATGCTGCCCGCCAGCGCGGCCGCTCGCGCGCCGcccaccaccccagcccctgcctcctgggccATGCCCCGCCGTTTACATGCCGGTGAAGCCCCCGGCCACTCCGAGCCCCTCCGAATCCCGGCGTCCCGACGGTGAAGCCAGCCGGCCCACGAACTGGACTGGTCGCTCAGACCTGGGCCCTCCGGACTCAGATCCCCGCCCGCTCAGCCGCCTTCGCCACCATCTGGGCGGGATCGGGCTCTGA